The Devosia sp. MC521 genome has a segment encoding these proteins:
- a CDS encoding EAL domain-containing protein, with protein MKFNISHLLMLLGAAVALVPIVAVDFVIDAYVEHWEKSVAERHVSVDSSTVASSASEGVAALRKVWSDSPSLCAQTFVQNAQAAVQNNVSVLQFVVENSDGTQYCDAFGTGVTYAPLSTALPIPGQSETLTVVRYGAMDAPVLKITQEIGETRKLSVFVPLLPQSIESHLRTMAPSTMKRFSLTNNQPVLVLGTSGEFEADKAPDDFILAAGYASQFPIKVELAIPFDVARSHYRDLDLVFTVLAALLSGAFLLGVLSYFRRSRVPAFNLERAIERNEIKPYYQPVINLRTGDLVGCEVLCRWEKPNGRVVPPNSFIEYAENTGLAIPMTVSLMQQVRGDLSELCKTIPNFKISINLFEGHFRDGGIVEDVQAIFGNSPISYRQLVFEITERRPLRNTLAATSVISGLHALGCRLAMDDVGTGHSNLAYLATLGVDVIKIDRIFVDMIKKDTTQVPVLDGLIAMGKDLDCEIVAEGVETEEQALYLRAHGVVHAQGYIFAPALKAKIFIELATALHRSGGNARDVLARVATAN; from the coding sequence GTGAAGTTCAACATCTCGCACCTGCTGATGTTACTCGGCGCGGCCGTAGCGCTGGTGCCAATCGTCGCCGTCGATTTTGTCATCGACGCCTATGTAGAGCATTGGGAAAAGTCGGTGGCCGAGCGGCACGTCAGCGTGGACAGTTCCACTGTTGCGTCCTCGGCTTCAGAGGGTGTAGCCGCGCTTCGTAAAGTATGGTCCGACAGCCCGTCCTTGTGCGCACAGACCTTTGTCCAGAACGCTCAGGCGGCGGTTCAGAACAATGTCAGCGTGCTTCAATTCGTCGTCGAGAATAGTGATGGCACCCAGTATTGCGACGCGTTCGGTACAGGCGTCACCTATGCTCCGCTTTCGACAGCGCTGCCAATTCCAGGCCAGTCTGAGACACTGACTGTCGTGCGCTATGGCGCGATGGACGCGCCAGTTTTGAAGATCACACAGGAGATCGGGGAAACTCGCAAGCTCTCTGTGTTTGTGCCGCTTCTGCCACAGAGCATTGAATCGCATCTGCGGACCATGGCGCCTTCAACGATGAAGCGGTTCTCGCTGACCAATAACCAACCTGTTTTGGTGCTGGGGACTAGCGGTGAGTTTGAGGCCGACAAGGCGCCGGACGACTTTATTCTCGCTGCAGGTTACGCCTCTCAGTTCCCGATTAAGGTTGAGCTTGCGATCCCGTTTGACGTTGCCCGTTCGCATTACCGCGATTTGGACCTCGTCTTTACCGTTCTTGCGGCACTGCTCAGCGGCGCGTTCTTGCTCGGGGTCCTGAGTTATTTCCGTCGCTCCCGCGTTCCAGCTTTCAATCTGGAACGTGCAATCGAGCGGAATGAAATCAAGCCGTATTATCAGCCCGTCATCAATCTTCGCACGGGCGATCTGGTTGGTTGTGAGGTGTTGTGCCGTTGGGAAAAGCCTAATGGCCGCGTTGTACCGCCGAACAGTTTTATCGAATACGCTGAGAATACCGGTCTCGCTATTCCGATGACGGTTTCGCTGATGCAGCAGGTTCGAGGCGATCTCTCGGAACTCTGCAAGACGATTCCGAACTTCAAGATCTCCATAAATCTGTTTGAGGGTCATTTCCGCGATGGCGGGATTGTGGAGGACGTTCAGGCTATTTTTGGCAATTCGCCGATTAGCTACCGTCAGCTGGTTTTTGAAATCACTGAGCGCCGTCCGCTGCGCAATACACTAGCCGCGACGAGCGTGATTTCAGGTCTCCACGCGCTGGGTTGCCGTCTGGCGATGGATGACGTCGGTACGGGGCATTCAAACCTTGCGTACCTCGCGACGCTTGGCGTTGACGTGATTAAGATCGATCGCATCTTTGTCGATATGATCAAGAAAGACACCACCCAGGTGCCAGTGCTCGATGGCCTGATTGCCATGGGCAAAGACCTTGATTGCGAGATTGTTGCTGAAGGCGTCGAAACGGAAGAGCAAGCGCTCTACCTTCGCGCGCATGGCGTCGTTCATGCTCAGGGCTATATTTTTGCACCCGCACTCAAGGCTAAAATCTTCATCGAATTGGCCACGGCCCTCCATCGCTCGGGTGGAAATGCGCGTGACGTTCTCGCACGGGTTGCGACAGCCAATTAA
- a CDS encoding NADP-dependent malic enzyme — protein MSSDVNEQRKALRDAALHFHEFPKPGKLEIQPLKPLGNQRDLALAYSPGVAAPCEEIAANPDSVARYTSRQNLVAVISNGTAVLGLGNIGALASKPVMEGKAVLFKKFAGIDVFDLEIDELNPQKFIDAVAPLWPTFGGINLEDIRAPDCFEIEEQLRERMPIPVFHDDQHGTAIIVGAAVLNGLELAGKRIEDVKICTSGAGAAAIACLNVLVGLGAKIENIWVADKDGLVTHKRNDVNDKWRSRFRRTSEATTLAEVIDGADVFLGLSAPGVLSPEMIAKMASNPLILALANPTPEVMPEVAKQIRPDAMVCTGRSDYPNQVNNVLCFPFIFRGALDVHATTINEEMKLAAVRAIAKLAHEPGLEVSPSGAPAVYGPEHIIPNPFDQRLILRIAPAVARAAMETGVAKKPIEDWAAYLDGLNRFVFRSGLVMKPIIDRARGQEKRVAFADGEDERVLRATQVLLEERIARPILIGRPAVLEARIERFGLSIKPGRDFEVINPEDDPRYRDYVSLFHSLVGRDGVTPDTARHIVRTNTTVIGALAVKRGEADAMLCGLQGRFIKHARDIGSVIGLQDGLNTVSALSMLIMPRGAFFLTDTYVNQNPSADEIVAIALQARQHLKRFNIEARAALLSYSNFGSRDGESAYKMREVYKKLKRVAPDFIVDGEMQGDLALNEELRERYIPDSVLKGEANLLVFPDLDAANLSATLLKEMTNALAVGPILMGTKAPAHILAPSVTSRGIVNMAAIAANEAVQG, from the coding sequence GTGTCCTCGGATGTGAATGAACAGCGCAAAGCGCTGCGTGATGCAGCGTTGCATTTTCATGAGTTTCCCAAACCCGGCAAGCTCGAGATTCAGCCGCTAAAACCTTTGGGCAATCAGCGCGACCTGGCGCTCGCCTATTCCCCGGGCGTTGCTGCGCCTTGCGAGGAGATCGCTGCCAATCCCGATAGCGTGGCCCGCTACACCTCGCGGCAAAACCTTGTTGCAGTGATTTCCAACGGAACTGCTGTGCTCGGCCTAGGCAATATTGGTGCGCTGGCATCTAAGCCTGTGATGGAAGGCAAAGCGGTTCTGTTCAAGAAGTTCGCAGGCATCGACGTCTTCGATCTCGAAATCGACGAGCTAAACCCACAGAAGTTCATTGACGCGGTAGCGCCGCTCTGGCCGACATTTGGCGGCATTAATCTCGAAGATATTCGCGCGCCCGATTGCTTCGAAATTGAAGAGCAGCTGCGCGAGCGCATGCCAATCCCGGTGTTCCATGACGATCAGCACGGGACGGCAATTATTGTCGGTGCCGCAGTGCTCAACGGCCTGGAGCTGGCGGGCAAGCGTATTGAAGACGTCAAAATCTGCACATCAGGGGCAGGGGCAGCGGCCATTGCATGCCTCAATGTTCTGGTTGGTCTTGGCGCCAAAATCGAAAATATCTGGGTGGCCGACAAAGACGGCCTCGTCACCCACAAGCGCAACGACGTGAATGACAAATGGCGGTCGCGATTCCGCCGGACCTCTGAGGCGACAACGCTGGCGGAAGTAATCGACGGCGCAGACGTTTTTCTGGGGCTCTCCGCTCCCGGCGTGCTCTCGCCAGAGATGATTGCCAAGATGGCGTCTAATCCACTCATTCTGGCTCTGGCTAATCCGACGCCGGAAGTTATGCCGGAAGTTGCAAAGCAAATTCGTCCAGACGCCATGGTGTGTACTGGGCGCTCGGACTATCCCAATCAGGTCAATAACGTCCTCTGCTTCCCCTTCATTTTCCGTGGCGCGCTGGATGTGCACGCCACGACGATCAACGAAGAAATGAAGCTGGCTGCAGTGCGGGCGATTGCCAAGTTAGCGCACGAACCGGGATTAGAGGTTTCGCCTTCCGGTGCGCCTGCCGTCTATGGGCCGGAGCACATTATCCCAAATCCCTTCGATCAGCGCCTGATCTTGCGCATCGCGCCGGCTGTGGCGCGCGCCGCGATGGAAACCGGCGTGGCCAAGAAGCCGATTGAAGATTGGGCTGCCTATCTCGACGGTCTCAACCGCTTTGTGTTCCGCTCTGGCCTCGTGATGAAGCCGATCATTGATCGGGCGCGGGGGCAGGAAAAGCGCGTGGCCTTCGCCGATGGTGAAGATGAGCGCGTGCTGCGGGCCACTCAAGTGCTGCTCGAAGAGCGGATTGCGCGGCCAATTCTGATCGGACGTCCGGCGGTTCTTGAAGCGCGTATCGAGCGCTTCGGTCTGTCGATTAAGCCGGGCAGGGATTTTGAAGTCATCAATCCCGAAGACGATCCGCGTTACCGCGATTACGTCAGTCTCTTCCATTCACTGGTTGGCCGGGATGGCGTGACGCCCGACACAGCGCGCCATATTGTGCGCACCAATACGACGGTGATTGGCGCGCTGGCCGTAAAGCGCGGCGAGGCTGATGCGATGCTCTGTGGCTTGCAAGGGCGGTTTATCAAACATGCCCGCGACATTGGCTCTGTCATTGGTTTGCAGGACGGGCTGAACACGGTTTCAGCGCTTTCGATGCTGATCATGCCGCGCGGTGCCTTCTTCCTTACGGACACCTACGTTAATCAGAACCCAAGTGCTGATGAAATCGTCGCAATTGCTTTGCAGGCACGTCAGCACCTCAAGCGCTTCAACATTGAGGCGCGAGCTGCCTTGCTCAGCTATTCGAACTTTGGGTCGCGCGATGGCGAAAGCGCTTACAAAATGCGCGAGGTCTACAAAAAGCTCAAACGCGTCGCGCCGGACTTCATTGTCGATGGCGAAATGCAGGGCGATTTGGCGCTGAACGAAGAGTTGCGCGAGCGCTACATTCCGGATTCGGTACTAAAGGGCGAAGCCAATCTGCTGGTCTTCCCAGATCTCGACGCTGCAAACCTGTCGGCGACCTTGCTCAAGGAGATGACCAATGCTCTGGCTGTTGGGCCGATCCTGATGGGGACCAAAGCGCCAGCCCATATTCTGGCACCCTCAGTGACCAGTCGTGGTATCGTCAACATGGCTGCTATCGCGGCCAATGAAGCTGTACAGGGGTAA